In Marivirga salinae, a single window of DNA contains:
- the rfaE2 gene encoding D-glycero-beta-D-manno-heptose 1-phosphate adenylyltransferase codes for MPTADKILNLEALIKKRQEWKDQQVVFTNGCFDILHLGHVDYLEKAASKGDKLIVALNTDASVSKLKGPTRPVNNEQARARIIAALSFVDAVVFFSEDTPLSLIKQLIPDILVKGSDYNISNIIGAEIVMENGGKVETIELVDGYSTTNIINKINQ; via the coding sequence ATGCCAACAGCTGATAAAATATTGAATTTAGAAGCTTTAATCAAAAAAAGACAGGAGTGGAAAGATCAGCAAGTGGTGTTTACAAATGGCTGCTTTGATATTTTACATTTAGGGCATGTTGATTATTTGGAAAAGGCGGCTTCTAAAGGCGATAAATTGATTGTAGCACTAAACACAGATGCTTCAGTCAGTAAATTAAAAGGTCCGACAAGACCTGTGAATAATGAGCAAGCAAGAGCTAGAATTATAGCAGCATTATCATTTGTAGATGCCGTAGTATTTTTCTCGGAAGACACTCCATTATCTTTAATAAAACAACTTATACCCGATATTTTAGTAAAAGGTAGCGACTATAATATTAGCAACATTATAGGGGCAGAAATCGTAATGGAAAACGGTGGAAAAGTCGAGACAATTGAATTGGTAGACGGATATTCTACCACCAATATTATTAACAAAATAAACCAATAG
- a CDS encoding zinc metallopeptidase: protein MFILVIIIGFGIVSYAVQSKLKNKFKKYSQIRLSSGISGREAAEKMLKDNGIHDVKVMSVAGQLTDHYNPSNKTVNLSEEVYNNRSAAAVAIAAHEVGHAVQHAQAYSFLELRSALVPIQNVSAKIMNFVLMAMLFGAFILNGLISPQIALMVIIGCYTIFTLFAFITLPVEYDASKRGLAWMTTSGVTTPQEHDMAKDSLKWAARTYLVAAIASLVTLLYYILMFLGIRD from the coding sequence ATGTTCATTTTAGTAATTATTATAGGATTCGGCATAGTTAGTTATGCGGTGCAATCCAAATTGAAGAATAAATTTAAAAAATATTCCCAAATAAGGTTAAGTTCAGGCATTTCGGGCAGAGAAGCTGCTGAAAAAATGTTGAAAGATAATGGGATACACGATGTCAAAGTAATGTCTGTTGCTGGACAGCTAACTGATCATTATAACCCCTCTAATAAAACTGTTAATTTAAGTGAAGAGGTTTATAATAATAGGTCAGCTGCAGCGGTGGCAATTGCTGCTCACGAGGTAGGTCATGCGGTACAACATGCTCAAGCTTATTCATTTTTGGAATTGCGGTCGGCTCTGGTCCCAATACAAAATGTAAGTGCAAAAATCATGAACTTTGTTTTAATGGCTATGCTATTTGGTGCTTTTATTCTTAATGGTCTTATCAGTCCTCAGATAGCATTAATGGTTATTATAGGTTGCTATACTATTTTCACACTTTTTGCTTTTATCACTTTACCAGTAGAATATGATGCAAGTAAAAGGGGATTAGCCTGGATGACAACTTCTGGAGTGACTACTCCACAAGAACATGATATGGCAAAAGATTCATTGAAATGGGCTGCAAGAACTTATTTGGTGGCAGCTATTGCTTCATTGGTTACATTGTTATATTACATACTGATGTTTCTAGGCATCCGAGATTAA